The Heptranchias perlo isolate sHepPer1 chromosome 15, sHepPer1.hap1, whole genome shotgun sequence genome contains the following window.
CATACAATGAGCCACAGGAATAAAGAAACCTGGTAAAATTTGTCCATGTAAGCTATAATTTCCAGGCAATAAAAGCCAAAGTTTTCAAAATTTCACAAAAGTCTAGAGTGCAGTGTACAAAACTCCAGATCCCCAAATTAGAAAAAAAGTCAGTGGTCAACATTAGACAACATTTGCACATGCTAATTAGAACAGACATTACAAAGTTTAGGAAGTTCTCTCTACAATCCAAGGCACCCAACTAAAAGCTTTCCCTATACAACACATTTTTGCTAAAGACCAAACTTTTATATACACTCAAACCATTATTAACATTTATACATTTTCCACATTACATCCAAACTACATGAGACCCCATTGTATAATACATGTTCAGTTTTAGATTTTATATTCACTAAATTGGTAGAAATGTTGGTAGTAGAAGTGCTGGCAAACATTAGTGGTTCATTTGACTTAAAAATGTTGGTAACTGCCCCCTGGGAACCTAAGGTAAGCTTGTAGATTTTGAAGTCATTGCTAGAGGCACAGATCATTTCCTGGGAGCAATGCTATGAAGTAAAGACAAAATTTTAATATCTCAATGCCAGCAATACACTTCAACATTTCATCTCAGTGTGGGTGCAAGTTCACTAGCCCCAAGAGACTTGGCAAGAGCCTAGTGCAATTGAAGAGGAAGTTTAAGAGGCAAGGACTTACACCTACTAGTGAAGAGCAATCATTTGATCATGTCACTATGAATTTAGAGAATCAAAAGATTTAGAGTGTTTGGTATCCAGCATAGCTTTTTCTTCTACCAATCACATAAGCAATCACAACAATCACAATCAAGCCAGCCAGAGCTGCACCAACTACAATAGGGATAAGAATGCTGTCATCATCCAGTGAACACTCTTCAGCTGTGGACAAAAAAATAGTATCAGATGAATTACCAGTTATTGCTCAAGTAGGATagccatatatacacacacattccaAATAAAGCAGTGTAGCTCTTGTTTTTCTGAAGGTGTTGATTTGCTGCTGGGATGTGTCTCTGGGCACCAAGTACCCTCCTGTACCTTACTCAAGTCACTATTGTGCAAACAATTGACATGGCACGAGTTATGTACCATCTGCAACCAAAATTTACTTTCAGCAGGGGGTGGGGTAAACAGCTTAGTGCATCCTTTGCAGATTTTTGTCTAGACCAGGAACACCAATGAAAGCTGTAGTCTTACTGCTGAGTTCAACTAATCCAGGAATCAAACTTTGAACTTGTGACTCAACTACTCACTGCCATGGGGATCCCAATTGTTGTGCACTTGCTTGTGACAACCAAAGCAACCCAAGAATATCAATGTCATAATGGGGGTGGAGAGCAGTTAAAGGGAAGAAAAAAAGGCCAACTTTGTTATTATATTACACTTGTTAAGACCAGTTAGGTTGACAATTAAGGATCCATCCCAGTTAGATCAGGAAAGTCAACATGTTTAAAATGAAATTTGATAATTAACAACCAGTTTAACAGCAGCATTCATACAGAACAAAAATCAGATCAAAAGTAAAAAGATAGTACCATCTAGTGATACAGACTAGTGTCAGTGACATCTGCAGTTAGCATACTCCTATTAAAAATCAAAATTTACCTCTAGAGAAAGTTCCAGTCTTGAGCTCAAATGGTTGGACCCATACATTAAAAGCATTAACAACCAATTGGTCAGTCACCATTAGCCTCTGCTCCTTGTGGCACATGTATGAACTTCCAACAGATGCCTGCCAGTACCTCAGattgttattgctgctgttaagTGCAATTGCtgacaaggaaaaaaaaaaattagccaagTCCATTCCTAAACCAATTCACAGAACAAAATCTTTACTATAAAAGTGATTTTTACTCAAGGGACATTTGAGCTGGGACACTCAATTTTAGGtgtgttgaggacttccaggcaATATTTGCAGGTTACAAACTGCTCAGACTCTTCAACCTCTGGATAATTACTATATTGTGCAACTTTCCTTATTTCACATGATAATTTTGTACAGTTGTGCTGTGCACACCCACAAGAAATTGGAAGGGAACTCCATGAAATGCTAAAGGGTCCTAAAGTAGTTTGAAACAGCAAGATTTAGATCAGTGAACATACTACTAAATTGGACCAAAGGCTATCAGATCAAACTTTCCATAATTTAGATAGCTATGCCAGAGTCAAATAAAGTTGTTTGGGATCAGGTGGAAATTGTATTCAAATGGATTACAACTAATGTTTTTGGAATGGTTGGGCAGGGGGgggtagtggaggagggggaaaaaaggatCCACTGCTCCCTCCTTTCAAAGTACATGGTCTTACTAGGTAAGGAACAGTTTCTGCATTCAACCCTAAAAAGAGCAAAGGGGAACAATTCAACTGTAGCAGAGAAAAAAATTGAATACTAGCCAAACGCAGAAGAACTATTCAGATAGCACAGTAGACTTTGCCCAAGTGTCATTTACTATCTCAACAAGAGAAACACTGACTCAACAAGTTAGTGCAGGTTGTTAACACCATGGCAGCTGTTCCACAAAGACATGGCTGAGCAATTTGACTTCGATTTACATTGAGGATCAGAAATGGTTtaaaagcagtttttttttgtcctgGACTAACTGGTATTACATGGATGCCAATTCACCTCAGTCCTCTTTCCCACCATGAAAAGATACACTTTAATAGGGGGAAGCACAGTAAGATCAGCTAACAAAAAACAATCTTACCTACAGCTACTGCAATAGCCAATACTTACTTGAACCATTTATAACAATGCTTATGTTAGCTTTCACCCCCTTCAAGAAGAACTTTGATTGTTCCTGCAATTAAACATCACAGATATATGAGGTGATAAGAACAGGCATGCAGCTTTATTCTGGCACAGGGCTCAATAAAATGTTATCAAATCTTAAGCCTGCCAAACTTCCTTAATGACTAGAAAACTTGAGCCACAGACCAAGGTACCAGACTTCAATCTGAAGTCTGTCCCCAATACAGCCCAACCGTTATGGGCATTAATGGGTCAACACCCCTGGGATTAGGCGGCTGgtcagggttcctgttcctaatCAAGTTTGCTAAACAAAGTACATATACATGAACGGGAATAGAATAAGCTGTAATGCCTTCTCCATGGTCAATAGCCAACTCACCAAGGTTCATGGATATTTGCTAACACCCATTTTCGACATTAGTGTGGATGCAGGAATATACCACTGAAGTCAAAACTAAAGGAATTCTACAACCCTCTGCTCCCTCCAAACTTTCCCAGTCTTTTGGGAAATCACTACTTCATTGTTTACCTTATCCTACTCTTTCAAATCTTGCCTACATCCTGAACACAAACCTGGCTCAAAGTTTGCCCATCTCAACCACATTAGTTGGACAGCATTTTCTTTAGGGAAATATCTAGATTCAAAGTTCCATCCACATATCCCACAGTGGAAACAGCCCATTTAAGACATCAGGAGCCAAACTGTTCTTAGTGAAATTAAATGCTGCAATGGAACTAAAAATCCAGTACTTACCACAATGAAACGAAACTGAATAGTTGTGTCAATATCTTCTAGTATAAGGGTTGCCTCTTCATCCCCACAGTGTCCACTTGCATTAGAATTGGAATCAATATTAATCACACGTgtctgggggcggggggaaagaaaGTAGTTAGGTTTGTAATGCAAAAAGGAAATAAACAATGTAGGAAAAAAAGAAATACCTGGTTATCATCTGTATAGGTAAGATTTAGCTGCAGTCCCATATTGGCAAGGAGACAAGGATCACTTCCATTTTTAAGTGTGTAGTTGCCCACTGCTGGTGGAGGTTTAGTTGGGGTCACAGTTGGGGTCAAGGTTGAGGTTGTCTGTGTTGTAATAGGTGCTACTGTGGTAGACATATCTGCCTTACAGAAGGATTCTGGGAAGAAAGAATATGTCAGTTTTCTCCCATTGCTTGAAATTTCAACACCCAGGATCATTCATTAGCCAACAGTTGCTAGTACTTGGCCCAAGCAGCTTTCCTTGAGCCACAACATTGTCCAGTTACACACAGCTACCATTTACAGGAAAGATTTACCATTGCAGGAGGATGCTTTTGTTCctagccagtgatgcccacatcccatgaatgaatttaaaaaaacttaagTGATTACATTCACTGAAATTTAACTGAACACTGTCTTTACATTTGTCATTGTAGGTCTATTTGAAACAAGCAATAAATCTGATGTATATTTAACATCCATctcagctggaggaggaggaggcagcagCTAATATGATACTGGATTAAGATAAATGAGACACTATTAGCTAGAGTGGCCAGACTTCAGAATGCATGGATTTAGAACCAGGGTGCAAGGGGGAGAACACAAGTTTTGGCCAAAAATAGTTTTAGTTTAGTTCTGTGGCTGTAGACCTTGGTCTTCTGGCCAAGGCAGGTTTTTTTGGGGGGGCATCTGCAATCCAGAAGCTGTTAATTATATTGTAGTTGACTCAAATGGATTCAATGCATTGCTAGAGTTTCCAGCAGAAATTGTTGTTTCATGTACTGAGACAACTTATCCATTTTACCTTAGCAAGGCTTTCCCTGTAAAGCTTGGCTAGAGGTCAAGAGCCATTATAAACATTTAGGATCTGAACTCAAATCTAGCATGTCAGTATAACCTAGCTTGGAGGTATTCAGTGGAATAGTCAAACAATGAAGACATTTAATGGAGTATTTTCTTACCATTTTTGCTAATTGTTCCATTCTCCACAAAGGCTTGAATGCTAACATTCCAGAGAACCATGGCAACTGCTTCACTTTCAATAGCTTTAGCACTTCTACATGTGTAGATTGTGTTAAGGGGTACAGACTCCATTAGAGAATTCACAGCCACACGTTTTACACCTACAAGTAAAAAAGGTGTAACAAACTGTTTAACACCAAGTGAAATGCCAGTAACAAAGTACATtagaagttgaggtaaaagaattaAAACTTAAGGGCAAAAACTCATGCCAAGTAGTGCCTTAAAAtagcacatcgttcacctgaggaaggaggaagcctccgaaagcttgtgaatttaaaataaaattgctggactataacttggtgttgtaaaattgtttacaattaaaatagCATGTCAGGTATAAGCCTATGTGTATCCTACTTTCAGTATTACAGCTGCTCTCAGCTTGCCAACATTTCTAGTGGAGCTGCATCAGGAATCCAACCCAGAGGGGAACAAACCCAAGAACTGACAAATAGTGCCACTACTTGGTGGACCCTTCCATATGGAGGAATAAACGCTACATTAAAAGAACCATCTGCTTGTAGCAAAGCTTCTAGTCAGAAATTTAGCATCTGGAGACCCAATGCCAGAGTGGTAATTGAGAAGTCACATGCTGAGTTAGGCTTCTATTTCATAAAACTAAGTTACAGAGTTAAGTATAGTTCAAGTACAAAACAGAATGCATCAATGTTAAGCAGAGAAATGGTAGTAAGGAATAGTACAACCAATCAGGGAGCACATTGCTATACAAACATAATATGCCCTAATTAGATAACATGGATTAAAGTTTTAAACAAATAGGTGCACATGATTACTAGATTATGCAACATTAATGCTGGGTCATAGTACTTTACTGTCCCACAACTTGCCCCACAGAGTAAATGCAAGCATTCCTTCTGGGATACAGTGTCAGGCACTAGACACCCTCAACTTCACAGCCAGCAGACTGAACAGGAAGTAAACCCCCAATAGATTTTTCACTAATCCAAGGGAATCAATAACCAATGTAGCACCATTGCCAGCTCAGCTAAAACCATCTAGCTCAATGAGAACTTTTGTACTGGATGGCTCAGTTACACATTGCTGAATATGCTCCCCTGGTCAGCTGGTTAAGGTAACACACAGCTGAGTGTCATTGCCATTACAATATCTTATTCAATCTACTCCATACAATAGGATAATAAAGTCATACTTGTGTTTTTTGCTCCAGGGAACAGCTTTGCATCACTGGTGTTATAAGTGAAAGTAAGTACATCGCCACTAAATATTCCAGCTGAATGAGAGAAGTTTAAGCTCAAGGAGTGACCAGTTCCAAAGCCCATTTTCAACAACGGAGCTGAATTGTTATCACCACATATGCTTCCATTGGAGGACAATGAATTAGGCAACTGAAATGTTGCATTTTCCTGAATAAAAAGTAGAGAAATCAGTAGAAAATTAAACTGCTAGCTAGGTTGGTGTACTGACATGTTGCAAAATAGGTGCCCACAATGACTATGCATGTTGGACATGTGCAAAAAAGTCACAAGGCATATTTTCCACCCCTTCCCAATGCATACATTGGCCAAAACAATCCACCATAATCAGGGAATACCACAGGCTAGGTAAAAATAATGTATCTTCAACTGCAAGTTCATTAAAAATGACTTTGGAATTCAATACTTGAGGTAAGTGGTTGATCTTGACCAGGGGATAGATCAGTAATTTTCACCTCTCTACACCAGTCAGATCTAACTGAAGCAAAGCCACTAACCTAGCTCACCATTCTAAAAAACATAGCTCAGGTGGTAAATGTACATAGTATGATTCTAAACAAGGTTCAAAGATACCAGGTACCTCCTTGCTTTTAgggattatggaaccaagatgcagatcagccgtgttctaatgaatggtagaacaggctaaggattgaatggcatactcctgttcctttccAACATCCCAATCTCAGCTCAGACATTGTCTAGTCCAGTCAGCCTTACAGACAGATTGGAGCTCCTGTTGAAATTTCTGGTTTGAGCTACAATCAGCTGGAGTGGTTCACTCTAGTGAAAGTAACATACAGCCAGCCACTTCAAAGTACAACAGGCTTGCTGTTGCCCACACtatacctgccacttttaatACTTTATCCCTGCATCTACAACTCAACTAAaggcaagggggaaaaaaaagggatGTTCTTTCTATAGATGGAAGCTGGCAGGACTAGCTAAAGTACTTGatcactgccatttgcagaaaaaAATCCAGGCCCAGACATATCCAAGATTCACAAGTTTAAATACCAAACATTCAAATGTTGAGGATCATTTAAGACAGACAGTTTCATGTCCCTGCCCATAGGTGCCCCTCCACCTCTAAAATCCTTATCCACACttgccacctctttctcctcttcaCCAGCCTCCCCATGCTCCATGAACTCCAACGGGGTACTTAGGGTGGGTCCCCTACACACAAAGGGCACCCTTGCTCAAGACCACTTACAATGGGTGCATAATGATATGTCTAGATCACAGCTACTGCCATTAAGCAATGCACTATTCTAAAACCTTCCTTAGTTTCATACATGCAGTTTTGCCAAATTATCCATTTCTTGTGTTGGTTAAAAGGCCTGATGTCAGTAATCAACTCAACTGCTTAATCTTCCCTGGCAGGCAGAATAGGGGGTAGCCTGCTTCCATACTGTGCACTTGGGTAGCTATTCAGGCTGATCTAGAGCCTAGTTTCCTTCTGCTTGGTCTCCACTTAGCACCTTTGATGACATGGCTACATTTAGATAGTGAGGAAAACATGCATTTCCCCACAGGAAATATGCAATTGCTTTATTAACAATCACACTGCATGCACTATGATACCCAGTTGCAAGTAAAGGTATGCTTCCCTGGTTGCCCCTCTCAAGGTGAGAACTTTGGTTTCAGGGCACAATATTCTCAAGTGGCCACTGAGTGCCAGTCTCAAATGATTTTGACTGGAGGCCACTCCAACAGAGCCTGATGCTGTCCCCTAATCAAACTTAACAGGGATCttgggatagcaatcaggagccaaAACCCTCACCAAatttctcctccctaacccagggcacCAAAACCAATTGTAGCAACTCATACACCAGCTGAACCTGCACAGAGATTGAGCCTGTGaacttcctggtctgcatggctctgcCACTTACAGCTTTAATGAAATGAGTAAATTAATTGCATTACCTACCATTGTCCCATTGCCTTCATAATGGACGGTGAAGTTGACAGACAATACAGCATATATGCAGGTTTTATTATCCTTGCCATGGACTTCAACCTCCACTGCTTTAGACAGTGAAAACCCTGAAAGAAAAAAGTACTCAGATTTCACTTAGTTACCCTGGAACAGTCATTACACTTTAACCAATCTGCACAAGCTGAACTAGTGCATCATGGTTGGTTACAAGCTATGTATTTTGCATTGCAGCACGGCACTTGCAGCACGGCACTTGTGCCAAAAGTCCATCTGCAATAGGATCATTTGTTGCCAGTGGTCAGGTTTGGACACCTAAATTACAATAGTAAAGTAAATAGCTACAATAGCATTCAAGGCAAACTGCATCAAGGCTTGGCTCCATTTATAATGGCAATGCTGTTCATGTGGACTGACATCCCCACCACAGCAATGATCAgaccacttcaaaaaaagtaacaCATTTCATAACGTATTTGTGGACGTGTTAAAGCTGCAGGACCAGCAATCCTCAGCCTTTTGATTCCACCCCTAGATGCCATATGAATCCCAAGCCCAATAGACCCACTGGACACAAATGGATTTCTGTGAGTTTACTTTCTTTTTCTTGGTACTGGCATATCAAATCTGAGCCTGTGCTCAAGTGTAAAATGTCAGTTGTTAAAAGTTTACTACATGGATGTTACTTAGTCTAGTCCAATCTTGAACTGTTACATAGATTAGCTTTCACTATCCCTTGTGTGAAAAGCAGAGTTGAAGTGTCTGACCTACCATATCAGACTAGAAAATCCCTGTGGGAAGTCATGGGTGCAAGCTCAGATACCACACCACTGAATAGCAAAGCAATGCCTAGAGACAATTCATTTCATTTGTCACTAGGTTACTTATTGTATAAGGCTGCAATATGTAGTCCAGTTTTTCCAAATGACTGAGGACATAGTTAAGCCTTTGGGAACTTTCCCCCCCAAATCTTCCAATTAAAGATAAGCTAGGAACACTATCAAAATTGCTTAAAATCTTGGAAgaaaaatgaccaaaaactaaggATATTTTACACAATGGAATGAGTACCCAATTTCATTTTAACAAGGCAAGAGCACCATACTGAAAAATATACCAAAAGCTCATGATCAAATACAATTGCAGTAGACAAAAATAAAAGCCCACTTACTGAAAGGATCCCAGGATCTGTTTTCCTAAACAAGGTGGGAGTGCCACCCTTGATCAGAAGCTCAAGTAGTCAAGCCTTTATTTTATGGTAACAAAAGCAAATAACTTCCTCCTCACATTCAAGTCCACAAAAGCAGCCTCCATCAAAGTTAAATGTCTACTGCCCTACTTCACTGGGAAGATGAAGCAAACAACTATTATTCAGGAAATAGAAACTAGCATATTAAAACCACTGCTCTACTTGTTGATCTGACTGTTAGATGCACCCATAAATGTACAAACAGCCTTTTTATAACCACATCAGTGATCACCCACTAAAACAATTATAACCCAAGTCAGCGAAAGCAAGGCTTGGACTTCAGCTTCCTATTTGCCAGGCATAATGAGCTTATAACACTCATGTTTCTGACATGTGATCTACATGAATAATCCTACTGGTGGGAGACTTGCATGCATTACTGGGTTAAGGTACACCCTTTACATTAAATGAGTTAGTTAAGATGTCAGATTAGAGATTACAGTTCTGGAAAGGTATGTCATGTGCTACTTTAAGaaccacacactgcagtcactggctTTTAAGACTTGGACAAAAATACAATGCAAACTACAAGTGGATAAAATCATCAAGGGAAACCATACAGAAAATAGAAACACCTTAGTGTCATTATCAAAGCAAAATATTACAGCAACTCTTGCCTAGAAATAACTGGTTGATCACCAAAGCAACTAAACACTTGGACTTCAATACTATCATCCACTACATACAACTAGACTTCAGTTATAAAAACTGAAATCCTAGAGGCAGATAAAGTCAAGAACTTAAAACCAGGTATTAAAATGTATTTGAAACTGCATCTCCAACAGTTGCAAGTCGCTAATATTCACAAACACCGACAAGCTGTTGACCACAAAGATTTCAGCTGCGCTCAATGGTGGAGCTTGTGAAATTTGCACACTGCTACCTCCAAAAAGCAAGTATAGCTTCTTCCCTCCAAAAGCAGCTTTACCTAGTGTATTGAGCTGCAGAACACTCAGGTGAAGTATTGGCCACACATGAATGTCGCTAAGGGGGAAGTAATAAATTGACAAAAAAGTAACAAGCACTAAAGCCTACAAGGGATACTTCAATATTTGAACATATATACTAAATAACCCCATTGAGTAAAGACACTACATTCACTACAAAGGCCAATCTGCAGATTCTTTTGGGGAGGCACAAGGAAAAGTAGAATTACTTCACTTTGTTCACTGCTCTCCTTTAGTCCTAAAGACAATGTCAGGATGAAATGAATTTGGTAAAATCATTAAGCACTCAATGCTTAACAGGAATGCACAATTGGAAATACTTGCTTTTATAGAGAAACAGAAAATGAGTCTTGCTAATGCAATAGCCAATATCTACAGcagaaattgaataaatattcaaTTGAAGAACTATTAAAAAGGCTATTCAACATTGCAAACCATAAAACTACTTCA
Protein-coding sequences here:
- the lamp2 gene encoding lysosome-associated membrane glycoprotein 2 isoform X1 → MQRFGGLWVVLLLVVGFSLSKAVEVEVHGKDNKTCIYAVLSVNFTVHYEGNGTMENATFQLPNSLSSNGSICGDNNSAPLLKMGFGTGHSLSLNFSHSAGIFSGDVLTFTYNTSDAKLFPGAKNTSVKRVAVNSLMESVPLNTIYTCRSAKAIESEAVAMVLWNVSIQAFVENGTISKNESFCKADMSTTVAPITTQTTSTLTPTVTPTKPPPAVGNYTLKNGSDPCLLANMGLQLNLTYTDDNQTRVINIDSNSNASGHCGDEEATLILEDIDTTIQFRFIVEQSKFFLKGVKANISIVINGSTIALNSSNNNLRYWQASVGSSYMCHKEQRLMVTDQLVVNAFNVWVQPFELKTGTFSRAEECSLDDDSILIPIVVGAALAGLIVIVVIAYVIGRRKSYAGYQTL
- the lamp2 gene encoding lysosome-associated membrane glycoprotein 2 isoform X2, with the protein product MQRFGGLWVVLLLVVGFSLSKAVEVEVHGKDNKTCIYAVLSVNFTVHYEGNGTMENATFQLPNSLSSNGSICGDNNSAPLLKMGFGTGHSLSLNFSHSAGIFSGDVLTFTYNTSDAKLFPGAKNTSVKRVAVNSLMESVPLNTIYTCRSAKAIESEAVAMVLWNVSIQAFVENGTISKNESFCKADMSTTVAPITTQTTSTLTPTVTPTKPPPAVGNYTLKNGSDPCLLANMGLQLNLTYTDDNQTRVINIDSNSNASGHCGDEEATLILEDIDTTIQFRFIVEQSKFFLKGVKANISIVINGSTIALNSSNNNLRYWQASVGSSYMCHKEQRLMVTDQLVVNAFNVWVQPFELKTGTFSRAEDCKANENYIVPIAVGAALGALILIVLVIYIIGRRQNRSNGYEQF